Proteins from a single region of Gossypium arboreum isolate Shixiya-1 chromosome 1, ASM2569848v2, whole genome shotgun sequence:
- the LOC108481325 gene encoding uncharacterized protein LOC108481325, which translates to MASTSKKIIVKSSDGETFEVDEAVALKLQPIKCMIEDDCADGEIPIPIVTGKILAKVLEYCNNHVDGKYGEPTTEFEEWEADFVKVDQTTLFDLISAANFLEIKSLLDLTCKTVANMMKGKSPVEIRKTFNIKNDFTPEEEEKIRRENAWGFLQPPTMASSTSKKVTLKSSDGVIFVVDEAVALKSQTIKNMIEDDCADGEIPIPGVTGNTLAKVLEFCTKHVDDKDDELPTKFKDWDANFAKVDQNTLYYLTLAANFLNIKSLLGLMCQTVADMIKGKSPEEIRKTFNIENDFTPEEEEEIRRENAWAFN; encoded by the exons ATGGCGTCGACTTCCAAGAAGATTATAGTGAAGAGCTCCGACGGAGAGACTTTCGAGGTGGACGAAGCGGTGGCGCTTAAATTGCAACCTATCAAGTGCATGATCGAAGATGACTGCGCCGATGGAGAAATCCCTATCCCCATCGTCACCGGTAAGATCTTAGCCAAGGTCCTCGAGTATTGCAACAACCATGTCGATGGTAAGTACGGTGAGCCGACTACTGAATTTGAAGAGTGGGAAGCTGATTTCGTGAAAGTTGACCAGACCACCCTCTTTGATCTCATCTCG GCGGCTAACTTTTTGGAAATAAAGAGCTTGCTGGATTTGACGTGCAAAACGGTGGCGAACATGATGAAGGGAAAGTCGCCGGTGGAGATTCGGAAAACCTTCAACATAAAGAACGATTTCACCcccgaagaagaagaaaagataagGAGGGAGAACGCCTGG GGTTTTCTTCAACCACCAACAATGGCGTCGTCGACTTCCAAGAAGGTTACATTGAAGAGCTCCGACGGAGTGATTTTCGTGGTGGACGAAGCGGTGGCGCTTAAATCACAGACTATCAAGAACATGATCGAAGACGACTGCGCCGACGGCGAAATCCCTATCCCCGGCGTAACCGGTAACACCTTAGCCAAGGTCCTCGAGTTTTGCACCAAGCACGTCGATGATAAGGACGATGAATTGCCTACTAAATTTAAAGATTGGGATGCCAATTTCGCCAAAGTTGACCAGAACACCCTCTATTATCTCACATTG GCGGCTAACTTTTTGAATATAAAGAGCTTGTTGGGTTTGATGTGCCAAACGGTGGCGGACATGATAAAGGGAAAGTCGCCGGAGGAGATTCGAAAAACCTTCAACATAGAGAATGATTTCACccccgaagaagaagaagagataaGGAGGGAGAACGCCTGGGCTTTCAATTAG
- the LOC108482897 gene encoding probable aquaporin PIP2-8: MSKEVSEEGVSRKDYVDPPPAPLIDVAEIKLWSFYRALIAEFIATLLFLYVTIATVIGHKKQHDACDGVGLLGIAWAFGGMIFILVYCTAGISGGHINPAVTFGLFLARKVSLIRAVAYMVAQCLGAICGVGLVKAFMKSEYNSLGGGANTVATGYNKGTALGAEIIGTFVLVYTVFSATDPKRSARDSHVPVLAPLPIGFAVFMVHLATIPITGTGINPARSFGAAVIYNNDKAWDDHWIFWVGPMVGALAAAAYHQYILRAAAIKALGSFRSNPSN, from the exons ATGTCGAAGGAAGTGAGTGAAGAAGGGGTGAGCCGAAAGGACTATGTGGATCCTCCACCGGCACCGCTCATCGACGTGGCTGAGATCAAGCTTTGGTCTTTTTACAGAGCTCTGATCGCCGAATTCATCGCTACTCTCCTTTTCCTATACGTCACCATAGCCACCGTCATCGGCCACAAGAAACAACACGATGCATGCGATGGTGTTGGTCTTTTGGGCATTGCTTGGGCTTTTGGTGGCATGATTTTCATTCTTGTTTACTGCACCGCCGGTATCTCAG GTGGTCACATTAACCCGGCGGTGACATTTGGGTTGTTTTTGGCTAGGAAGGTGTCGTTAATAAGGGCGGTGGCTTACATGGTAGCTCAATGTTTGGGTGCTATTTGTGGTGTTGGGTTAGTTAAGGCATTCATGAAGAGTGAATACAACTCCCTTGGCGGCGGTGCTAACACGGTGGCGACTGGTTATAACAAAGGGACTGCTTTGGGAGCTGAGATTATTGGGACATTCGTGCTTGTTTACACTGTTTTTTCAGCTACTGACCCTAAAAGAAGTGCCCGTGATTCACATGTACCCGTGTTGGCTCCACTTCCTATAGGATTTGCAGTGTTCATGGTTCATTTGGCTACTATTCCTATCACCGGAACTGGTATTAACCCTGCTAGAAGCTTCGGCGCCGCCGTTATTTACAACAACGACAAGGCTTGGGATGACCAC TGGATATTCTGGGTTGGACCAATGGTGGGAGCACTTGCGGCGGCGGCATATCATCAGTACATCCTTAGAGCGGCGGCTATTAAGGCTTTGGGATCTTTCCGGAGCAACCCCAGCAATTAA
- the LOC108482898 gene encoding uncharacterized protein LOC108482898 yields MAIFSGNRFKEFVKKYGKVALGVHFSVSAASITGLYVAIKNNVDVESLFDKFHLPGFSKGQNPPPELTNPDGFSIDESTVEETRRNRTAELAASTGGALALAVICNKALFPVRVPITIALTPPLARFLARRRIVK; encoded by the coding sequence ATGGCTATTTTCAGTGGAAACCGATTCAAGGAATTTGTCAAGAAATACGGCAAAGTAGCACTGGGTGTCCACTTCTCAGTTTCCGCCGCTTCCATAACCGGTCTTTACGTAGCCATCAAGAACAACGTGGACGTCGAATCGTTGTTCGACAAGTTCCATCTCCCTGGCTTTTCCAAAGGCCAAAACCCACCTCCAGAATTGACGAACCCAGATGGGTTTTCGATCGATGAATCGACGGTGGAGGAGACGCGAAGAAATCGAACGGCTGAGCTTGCTGCTTCTACCGGCGGAGCTCTTGCATTGGCTGTGATTTGTAACAAGGCATTGTTTCCTGTCCGTGTTCCGATTACCATCGCGCTTACGCCTCCGCTTGCTAGGTTTTTAGCTCGGAGGAGGATCGTTAAGTAG
- the LOC108482896 gene encoding uncharacterized protein LOC108482896 — protein sequence MDFDEYEYLENTVENPEPQKAKKENGNGSVDTVKSEERNRSRSSKHKRDERADGSDDYHHPSKHSKSREESSRDHDQRKELGLSQLSRSRDGEKDRQRSSREHRSKDRDREDRNGREREKERDRDRKERDRESERDRERERERERSRRSRSRSEREPDKSRDMEFREREKEREPRERDRGSRRYKDKKEDAAEAEVDPERDQRTVFAYQISLKASERDVYEFFSRAGKVRDVRLIMDRNSRRSKGVGYIEFYDVMSVPMAIALSGQPLLGQPVMVKPSEAEKNLVQSTTSASAGQTGPYAAGGRKLYVGNLHFNITEDQLRQVFEPFGSVELVQLPLDETGHSKGFGFVQFARLEDAKNALNLNGQLEIGGRVIKVSTVTDQGVSQDFGTNATAADLDDDDGGGLSLNSSSRALLMAKLDRSGTASSIAGSVGMPANNSTGLTASTAPILGVAPSLPSLVPPTIPTSISTIPGLPGGLQLPTNGIPVIDTIGSPSECLLLKNMFDPTLETEPEFDLDIKEDVQEECSKFGKLKHIHVDRDSAGFVYLRFEDAQGAINAQRNLHGRWFAGKMITATYMVPQTYEAKFPSSKR from the exons AtggattttgatgaatatgagtATTTAGAGAACACAGTTGAGAATCCTGAGCCtcaaaaagcaaagaaagaaaatggaaatgGCAGCGTTGATACTGTCAAATCTGAGGAGAGAAATCGAAGTCGGAGTTCGAAGCATAAGAGGGACGAGAGAGCTGATGGTTCTGATGATTATCATCATCCTTCCAAACACTCGAAGTCGAGAGAGGAGTCATCACGTGATCATGACCAGCGCAAGGAACTAGGCTTATCTCAGCTGTCACGGTCTAGAGATGGAGAGAAGGATAGGCAACGAAGCAGTCGAGAGCACAGGTCCAAGGACAGGGATAGGGAGGATAGGAATGGGAGGGAAAGAGAGAAGGAACGTGATCGAGACAGGAAAGAGCGTGATCGTGAAAGTGAGAGGGATAGAGAAAGGGAAAGGGAGAGAGAGCGGTCAAGGAGAAGCAGGAGCCGATCAGAAAGAGAACCAGACAAGAGTCGTGACATGGAGTTCAGAGAAAGAGAAAAGGAGAGAGAGCCAAGGGAACGAGACAGAGGAAGCAG GAGGTATAAAGACAAAAAGGAAGATGCGGCAGAGGCTGAGGTTGATCCAGAAAGGGATCAGAGAACCGTATTTGCTTATCAG ATATCCTTGAAGGCTAGTGAAAGAGACGTTTATGAATTCTTCTCTAGGGCTGGCAAG GTACGAGATGTTCGCCTCATTATGGATCGAAACTCAAGACGTTCTAAAGGGGTTGG GTATATTGAGTTCTATGATGTTATGTCTGTCCCTATGGCAATAGCACTCTCCGGACAGCCTCTTCTTGGTCAACCAGTGATGGTGAAACCATCTGAAGCTGAGAAGAATCTAGTTCAATCAACTACATCTGCATCAGCTGGACAGACTGGTCCATATGCTGCTGGCGGTAGAAAGTTGTATGTTGGTAACCTACATTTCAACATTACAGAAGACCAACTGCGTCAG GTTTTTGAACCTTTTGGTTCTGTGGAGCTCGTTCAGTTGCCTCTTGATGAAACTGGTCATTCTAAAGGTTTTGGTTTTGTCCAG TTTGCCCGTCTGGAAGATGCAAAgaatgcattgaatttgaacggACAGCTGGAGATTGGGGGTCGAGTAATCAAG GTATCGACTGTTACTGATCAAGGTGTATCGCAAGATTTTGGAACTAATGCTACTGCTGCTGatcttgatgatgatgatggtggtGGCTTG TCTCTGAATTCATCATCTCGAGCACTTCTTATGGCAAAGCTGGATCGCAGTGGCACTGCATCAAG TATTGCTGGCAGTGTAGGCATGCCTGCTAATAATAGCACTGGCCTTACTGCTTCAACAGCACCAATTCTTGGAGTTGCACCTTCATTGCCATCCCTTGTTCCTCCTACGATACCGACCTCTATTTCTACCATTCCTGGACTTCCAGGTGGTCTTCAACTCCCTACGAATGGCATCCCTGTTATTGACACAATTGGAAGTCCAAGCGAATGCCTGTTGTTAAAGAATATGTTTGATCCAACCCTGGAG ACGGAACCAGAATTTGATTTGGATATCAAAGAGGATGTTCAGGAAGAATGTAGCAAGTTTGGAAAATTGAAGCATATACACGTGGACAG GGACAGTGCTGGTTTTGTGTACTTACGATTTGAAGATGCACAAGGTGCAATCAATGCACAACGGAACCTACATGGGAGATGGTTCGCTGGAAAAATGATCACCGCAACATACATG GTGCCACAAACTTACGAGGCAAAGTTTCCAAGCAGCAAGAGATAG